The genome window CCAAGACCAATGGAACTTTTTATAGTTGGGCTTATGGGTTGCACAGCAATGGATGTTATATCAATTCTTACAAAAATGAGAAAAAATGTTAAATCGTTAAAAATTGAAGTTGATGCAGAAAAAGAGGAGAATCATCCTAAAGTTTGGACTCAAATAAATTTAAAATATATATTAAGAGGCGATGATCTTGATGATAAAAGTGTTTCGACTGCTATTGAATTATCGCAAGAAAAATATTGTTCAGCAGCAGCAACTTTCCAAAGAAGTGGAGCAAAAATTAATTATTCTTTTGAAATAATAAAAGAATGAAATATTTTGGAACTGATGGAATAAGAGGAATTGCAAATGAAGATCTTACTCCAGAATTTGCTCTTAAAGTTGGTAAAGCAGCAGGAATTTATTTTAAAGGTGATCTAATAGTTTCTAAAGACCCCAGACTCTCATCAGATTCACTAGAAAGCGCTCTGATTTCTGGGATTTTATCTACTGGAGTAAATGTTTATTCAACTGGTATTTTACCAACTCCTGCCTTGTCCCTCCTTCTTAATATAAATGGTAAAAGTGGCGGTGCTATGATATCTGCTTCTCATAATCCAATAGAATATAATGGAATTAAATTTTTCAACAGAGGCGGAATAAAACTCTCAGAAAAAGAAGAGGAGGAAATTGAAAAATTAATAGATGGAGAGATAATAATTCGAAAAAATTTTGGAAAACATATAAATTTTATAGAAGGAAAACACTTATATATTGGAGAAATTTTAAGAAACAATAAAATAAATTTAAAAGGAATAAAAATTGCGCTTGATCTTGCTTATGGAGCAACAACAACTGTTGCCCCGGTTATTTTTTCCTCTCTTAATGCAGATCTTACTCTATATAATGAAATACCAGATGGAAATAAAATTAATGTAAAATGTGGTTCAACAAATATAGAATATCTTCTCCAAAAAAAGAAGGAGAGAGATTTTCAAGTTGGTTTCTCATATGATGGTGATGGAGATAGAGTTATAGCAGTTGATGAAAAAGGCGATGTTGTTGATGGTGATATGATTATGTTTATTCTTTCTAAATATCTTAAACTTGAAAGTGTTGTTATTACTGTTATGAGTAATTATGGTCTAAAAGTTTTACTCAATAAATATAATATAAAATATTATGAAACCCCTGTTGGAGATAGAAATGTTTTATATAAAATGCTCGAGGTAAACTCACCAATTGGCGGAGAACAATCTGGTCATATAATTTTTCTTCCTCAAAGTAAAACCGGAGACGGAATCATAACATCTCTTCTCCTTTTAAAGGTAATTTTAAATGAAAATAAACCTCTCTCAGAATTAAAAAAAGAATTTATTAAATATCCTCAAATTTTAAAAAATATTGAAGTAAAAGATAAAAATTTAATAATGAATGATGAAATTTTTAAAAAGGAGGTGATGAAATGGAATGAAGCACTAAATGGTAAAGGAAGAGTTTTAGTAAGACCATCAGGTACAGAAAACTTAATTAGAATTATGGTTGAAGGTGAAAAGGAAGAGGAGATTAAGGAGATTGCTTTCTCCTTAGAAAATTCTTTAAAAAAGCGCCTGGCCCAGATTAATAATCTGGGTGACGAGGAAGAGGGTTCCCCTAATTTTTATAATAAGGGGTAAAATCGAACCATTCGGCGGATGCCCTCAAGGATGTTGCCGTCCTTTGAGGTCTTCTTTAAAAACACAGGGTAACCTGTGAACAAAGAGAAGACCAGGCAAAAAGGAGAGATTCATGTGTGGCATAGTTGGATATATAGGTGATAGAGATATTCTCCCACTTATTATAGATGGTTTAAAAAGATTAGAATATAGGGGATATGACTCTGCAGGTATTGCCCTTTGTGGAAAAGATTTTTATCTCGTAAAAACAAAAGGGAGAATATCTCTTCTTGAAGAAAAAATAAAAAATTCATACATAAATGGAAACTATTCTCTTGGAATAGGTCAAACAAGATGGGCAACACATGGACCACCATCAGATATTAATGCTCATCCACACTATGATTGTAAAAAAGAAATTATCGTTGTGCATAATGGAATAATTGAAAATTATGATGAGATAAAAAAGGAATTAATTTCAAAGGGACACATTTTTCAATCAGAAACAGACACTGAAGTTGTTCCACATTTAATTGAAGAGTTCTATAATGGAGATATTTTTGAAGCAACTCTTAAAGCAGTAAAATTTTTAAAAGGTTCTTTTGCATTAGCAATATTTTCACAAAGAGAAAAAGACAAAATTGTTGCGGTAAGAAAAGAATCACCTCTAATTATTGGACTTGGTGAAAATGAAAATTTTCTTGCATCGGATATTCCTGCTCTTCTTCCCTATACAAAAAATGTTGTAATTCTTAAAGATGGCGAAGTTGCTCTTTTAAAAAAAGATTTAATTAAAGTTGTAAATATGGATGGTGAAGAGATTCAAATTCATAAAATGGAAGTTACCTGGTCTCTTGAACAGGCAGAAAAAAAGGGTTACAAACATTTCATGCTAAAAGAAATAATGGAACAAGGAGAAATTTTAAAAGACACTTTAAGAGGAAGAATAAAAAATAATAAAGTTTATCTTTCAGAGATTAAAGATAATGAATTTTTAAAAAGGATAAAAAATATTCATATCGTTGCATGTGGAACAGCATATCATGCTGGTTTAATTGCAAAATATATTTTAACAGATATTCTTGATATACCAATAAAATGTGATGTTGCATCTGAATTTAGATATGAAAATCCGAATATAAATAAGGATTCACTTGTTATACTTGTATCTCAATCAGGCGAGACAGCAGATACAATTGCATCACTTAGACTTTCAAAATCTTTAGGAGCAAAAACTCTTGGCGTTGTAAATGTAAATGGAAGTACAATTTTTAGAGAAAGTGATGAAGTTCTTCAAATTTATGCTGGTCCTGAAATTGCTGTTGCATCAACTAAGGCATATGTTGCACAAATCTTAACTTTACTCCTTTTTTCAATTCATATTGGAAAATTAAGAGGGGTAATTAATGAAGATTTTGAAGATTATATTGTAAAAGAAATAGAAAAAGTGCCAGAACTTGTAAATAGAATTTTGAGTGAGACTAATAAACCAAAAGAGATTGCAGAAAAAATTGTAAATTTAAATAATGCTTTTTATATAGGAAGATTACTTGATTATCCAACTGCGCTAGAAGGTGCATTAAAATTAAAAGAAATTTCTTATCTTCACGCAGAAGGTTATCCAGCAGGAGAATTAAAACATGGACCTCTTGCTCTTATTGAAGAGCAAGTTCCAACTTTCGCAGTTTCAACAGATGAAAGAGTTTTTGAAAAAATGTATTCAAACATAAAAGAGGTTAAAGCAAGAAGAGGTAAAGTTTTTTCAATTGTTAGAGAAGATTTTAATGTAGTAATTGAAGAATCTGATGATTTTATTTTAATTCCAAAAACACATATTTATGTTTCACCAATATTATCAGTTGTACCATTGCAATTAATTGCATATTATACAGCAGATTTAAGAGGGCTTGATGTTGATAAACCAAGAAATTTAGCAAAATCTGTAACTGTTGAGTGAGGTGAGATATGGAAGTTGAGGCGATACTTTTAGGTGGTCAAGATAAGTTAGAAGATTGGGTTAAAGAAGAAGGAGTGCCACATAAGGCACTCCTTCAAATTGGTTCAAAAAAAATGATTGATTGGGTTATTGATTCATTAAGAGATACCCCTCAGATAAAAAAATTAATTCTTATAGGCGATAAGGAAATTTTTAAAGATTATATAAATAAAGTTGATATATTTTTAGAAGATTCACATGATTTTGTTTTTAATTTAATGAAAATTTCTGATGTAGCATCTTTACCTTATTCACTTATTACTCCAATTGATGTACCTTTAATTACTTCAGAAATTTATGAAAAAACACTAAATTATTGTTTTAATTTTTGTCCAGATTGTTATCTTTATGTTTTAGTAAATAATAAAAAAGATGTTGAAGAGAAATATCCTGGAACTAAAAGAACATATTGGAAACTTAAAGGTGGATATTTTAAAATGGGTAATATTTTTTTAATTAGAAGAGAGCTTTATCCAAAAGCAATTGAATTTGGAAAACTTGTTTTTGAAGCAAGAAAATCTGCTTTAAAATTAGCATCACTTTTTCCATTTTGGTTTATTTTTAAGGCTGCTATTCATAAAGCAACATTAAGTGATTGTGAAAAAGTTGTTGTTGATAAAATAAAATTAAAAGGAAGGGCTGTTCCAATTCCTTATCCTGAAATTGCAGTTGACATAGATAAAAAAGAGGATTTAGAGTTTGTAAGAAAATATTTAAAATAATTTTGTTATAATAAATTAGAGGAAATATGTAAGGAGGTTTTTTCATGGCTATTGAGGGGAATATTGAAACTTTTCCTATTGTTGATGTATTAACTTTATTATCAAATTCGGGTAAAACTGGTATTTTATATATACAAGGAAAAAAAGGAATTGAAAATATTAAAGGAGAAATTCATATAATTAAAGGAAAAGTTCATGATGCCTTTTGTGGAAATTTGACTGGAGAAGAAGCTTTTTATGCTTTATTTTTAATAGATGAAGGTTCTTTTTCATTTAAATTAAAAGAAATAGATACAAAACAAAATATAACAAAATCTATTGATGCATTAATGATTGATGCAATTAGAACTGCAGATGAAACAAAAGATCTATATAAAAAAATTCCACCAAGATTTACGATAATTGAGATGAATCCGAACCCTCCTGAAAATAATATTGAATTATCACCTGACGAGTGGCATGTAATGTATCTTTTTATGAATCCAACAAGCATTGAAGATGCAATGAAAAATACTATTTTACCTGAAATTAAAGTTGTTAAAACAATTTATGCTCTTCTTTCAGTTGGACTTCTTAAAAAATCTGATAAATTGATAAATATTCCAGGATATATATACGATAATATTTCTGATTTCATTGACAAAAATATTGGACCAAAAGGTTTATATTATTTAACCTATTATATTCCTAAAGGAATGCAAGATTTAAATTTATTTAAACAGAACATAAAAAAACTAAAACAAGATTTGATATCCATTTCTGATGAATTAAAAGCAGATGAAGTGATAAAATTTATATTAAAATCTCTTAACTTTGAACTATAAAAAGTTAGATATTTTATAAAATCTGTCTTTGGTGTTAGGCATATTTTATTATATTAAATTTTAATTTTATAAGGATAATTTTAAAATATTCTTGAAGGGTGCGGAAGGTCACTCATCTTTTCTTCCAAAGACCTCATCCCTAAAGTCGGGCTCCCCTTGACCCCGCACCCATTTTTATTTTATATTACATTAGGATTTATGTCAATATTAATCCCCATGCTACAATGGTATCTGACACTTTTGAAACATATTAATTTGGTGTCAGACACAAAAGTAACATATTTATTTCCAGTCTTGTGGACCTATAAATCTAATTCTTCCAGTTGCAGGAGTTATATATATTGTTATAACTTTTGGTAATTTATTTCCTCTTGCATCTCTTGTTTTTCCATATAAATTTTTAGAAATTAAATTTATATGTCCTCCTTGAGATGGATTACCCCACTCATTAAAAGAAAAGGAGACAAAATATGAAGTTGGAGATGATTGAGTTCCAAAAACAACAGAATTTGCGCTTCCAAGTCCATCATCAGTTGTAATTCCTTTTGTATATCCAAAAGAATAGGGAAATCCAATTCCTTTGCTAAATTTTCTAACAACAATATTTTGAAACTCACCTGTATTATTTATTATGTAAACTATGCTTTTCCCTTCATTATTTGCCTTTTGAATAGCATTTTCTCTTAATTCAAATACATAAACATTGTTTAGTTCAGGTGTACTTGGATTATAAACATAAAAATTTATTTTTAATTTTTCAAGTTGTGCCCTTGCTCTTTCTTGAACCTCTCTCAAATCGTTAACTAGTTGAAAGGCATCATTTTTTAACCTTTGAGTTGCAATTAAAGTTGGAGATAGAGTGAAAATTCCATAAGATAAAATTGAAATTATTGTTATTGTGGTTATAAGTTCTATTAAAGTATAACCTTTGTTTATTTTAGAATTTAACTTTTTAAACATCTAAAAATCCAAAATATATCAAAAATTTTTATAATTTTATCAAAAAATGAATAAATTTTTAATATGTTTGTTTAAGTTAATTTTTATTTGAATAAATTAATTTTCCATTTTCAAGAATATTTTTAATTAAAGGGTTAAAATATTTTTCATCTTCAAATTCTTTTTTATTAAAAATAATAAAATCAACAGCAACATCTTTTTCAATTTTCTCATATATTATTTTAGACCACTCTTTTCCACTTTTATCTTCTGGCATTATTATAAATAAATCAAGGTCACTAAATAAATTTATATTACCTTTCAAAAAAGAACCAAAAAGATAAACTTCTAAAGCACCTAATTTTTTTAATTCATTTAAAATTTTTTTAAGATTTTTCTCCAAAAGTTTTTTTCTTTTTGATTTTTCTTTATATATAAAATTTAGGATATTCATAACTTAAATCTTTCTCTAACAAAATCAATTATTCTTTTTGCAATAATTGATGCTTCAAGAGCTTCTTCTGGATCATCAAAAAATCTTGAAGGAATTCCTCCTGGAAGTCCATTTGGATATCTTGTGGGAATATAATATCTGTCTAATTTTTTTGCATCTTTATAATTTAAAAAATCTTTATCAAATTCTATCGCTATATTTAAAAGTTCATCTATTGAGTGTGTAAAAAAGTAATGTATTGACTCAGTTTTTAAATATAAATAACCTTTAATTGCCTTTTCTACTGCTTGTTGAAAATGAAAAAGCGCAAGATAAAATTTATTTAATTTTCTTAATTCTTCTGCATCGTTAAATTCATCAATTGCTTGTATAATCCATCTTTTTGCTTCTTCAATTGGTTCTCTTTTCACAAATTAATTATACATTAGTTATTATTTAGGGCCAAACATTCTGAGTGTTCCTGTACCTGGTGCAACAGTTATCTCAACAGATAAATTTTGCCCCTCATTATTTTTTAGAGTTGGAGTTTCAATAATAATTAATATTTCACCAGAATCAGTATTATTAACTTTTTTTGGAACCCCCCACTCATCATACATATAAGTTGCTACTCCTGTTCCATAAGTTGTATTTCCAATTCTTATACTTTTAAAATTTATTCTTGAATCAAGTTTTTTTGAAACAATATTTTCATTTGTTCCACTATCAAATGCTCCTTTTCTTTTTTCAAATCTATATGTTCCATTATTTATATCAAACTCGATTCTTAATCTCTCAAGTTGTGCCCTCGCTCTCTCTTGCACTTCTTTTAAATCATTTAATATTTGCCAAGCATTATTTTTTAATCTTTGTCTAATTATTAATCTTGGTGAAAGATAAAAAACACTACCAGCAATAATTATTAATATTAATATAACTATACTTAACTCAATTAAAGTAAAACCTTTATATTTATTTATTCTCATCAAATTTTATATTATGGCGGATTCGCCATCTCCCTCCATAATCTTCTTGAGAAATATGCTTCTAAAACTTTACCAGCAATAAACTTATCAGATATTGTAAATTCTGTTGGTTGGTCGTTTTGATTTTTTTGCGTTCTAAAGTAAAAAATTGCTGATACATCACTACAACTGTTATTTGTTGCACGGACTCTCCAATAATAAATTGTATCTTGATTTAAAATATTTTGAGATAAAGTAAAAGTTGTGTTTGAACCAACATTTTGACTAAATATAATATTATTGAAATTACCATCAGTTGCTATTTGAATGGTATAAGTGATAGGTGGTGCACCAAATGAATTTTTCCAAACAAAAGTAGGTTTTAAAGAAACACCAGTTATTCCATAATCAGGAGACACAAGAACTGGTGGAGTTGGGCATGGCATATTTAAAAGAGGAAATGAAGGTGGTCTTGTAACAAAAAGGTTGTAATCAAAATTTAACAATTCATATCTATATTCACCAGTATAAGTATCATAAAAAGCAATTGAACCTTGAATTTTAATTTTATTTGGGTTGTTTTTATCAGAAACAATTCCACCACCTGCTAAAATATTTACATCAACTTTCATTGAGTTTGATGAGTTATTAGTTAGATAAACTTTTTTAGGTGTAATAATACCTAACATATCTATGTTGGTTGTATCAGAAGGAAAATTCCAATCATTAATTGATTTTGGATCATCTCTATACCTAACTGGTCCTCCTTCAAAATGAACATCGCCTGTTGCATAAATTGTTAATTTACCATCAAGAAAACCTCCACCTTTAAAATATACATCACCAACAACATACATAACACTTCCTGGATTACTTGATATATTTAAAGATTCCCAACCACCCTTCCCATTAACTCTATATTTTAAAGTATTGTTTTGAACATCTACTTCAATATAACCATTATTTGGTGCAACAACATAATAAGGTGTTCCTTGAGTTTTTGATAATATCTCTTGTTTTGCTTGATTAATTAAAGAATTACTTGCATTAGGATCTGTTAATGGTATAGAGTTATTTGTATATACTAAAAATATTTTATCAACACCTTGCGTGTATTGATTATCACCATTAACATCAATATACCAATTTTTTGCTCTTTCAATACCATCTTGGTCAATTATAGTTTCTATGCTTTTTCTTATTCCAACAGTATTACTACCATTTAATGGAGGGGTTATAGGAAGTTGAGTAGGGTTTTGCGGTGACCAGGTTGAAAAATTTACTATATATTCAATTCCATTATATATAAATTTAAATTTACCTTTATAATCAACATATTTTCTTGCAATAATAACATCATTTGTTGTTCCATAAAAATTAACTCTGTTATTTGTTCTAACTGGTCCATAAATAAATTCAGAAGAAGGAAGTGTTATATCATTATTAGTTGCTATTAAATAATGTGTATAATTTGCTACATAAATTTGAGAAGGTGGATCAGGAGGTGGAGGCAAAGTTTCATCTGGATTCCATCTTACTGTTGTACCTGGAATTCTAAATAATGTAACACTAGGTTCTTGTTCACCAATTATGAATGGTATTTGAAACTCTGCTCTAATTGCTCTTCTTATTGTATTAATTTGATATGAATATCCTGCAGTTTTTAAATTTCCATTTGTTTTATCAACATCAAGAGCATTAACATAAATTTTTTTGTTTATTTGAGGATAAACATTTGATCCGCTACCTTTCAAAGGATATTTTTTATATTCAGCATCTTCTTCTCTTGGCCAAACTAAATCAAAATATGTTTTAATAGTATTATAAACAGAATAAGGTACTTGCTTATTAAAAACATAACTAACAGCAGAAATAATTAATTTTCTTGTTGGATGTACATCAATGTCAGAGGTATAAATTTCTACAACATCAGCAGTTCTTACTAAAATACCCTCATATTGTCCATCTTCAACTGGATAATCTATATCATAAGGAATTATAATTTTATTCTTATTTAATGAGTTATAGTCAATGTTTTCTGTAGTTAATCCACCAAAATCTAAAATTATATTTTGC of Caldisericia bacterium contains these proteins:
- the glmS gene encoding glutamine--fructose-6-phosphate transaminase (isomerizing) translates to MCGIVGYIGDRDILPLIIDGLKRLEYRGYDSAGIALCGKDFYLVKTKGRISLLEEKIKNSYINGNYSLGIGQTRWATHGPPSDINAHPHYDCKKEIIVVHNGIIENYDEIKKELISKGHIFQSETDTEVVPHLIEEFYNGDIFEATLKAVKFLKGSFALAIFSQREKDKIVAVRKESPLIIGLGENENFLASDIPALLPYTKNVVILKDGEVALLKKDLIKVVNMDGEEIQIHKMEVTWSLEQAEKKGYKHFMLKEIMEQGEILKDTLRGRIKNNKVYLSEIKDNEFLKRIKNIHIVACGTAYHAGLIAKYILTDILDIPIKCDVASEFRYENPNINKDSLVILVSQSGETADTIASLRLSKSLGAKTLGVVNVNGSTIFRESDEVLQIYAGPEIAVASTKAYVAQILTLLLFSIHIGKLRGVINEDFEDYIVKEIEKVPELVNRILSETNKPKEIAEKIVNLNNAFYIGRLLDYPTALEGALKLKEISYLHAEGYPAGELKHGPLALIEEQVPTFAVSTDERVFEKMYSNIKEVKARRGKVFSIVREDFNVVIEESDDFILIPKTHIYVSPILSVVPLQLIAYYTADLRGLDVDKPRNLAKSVTVE
- a CDS encoding prepilin-type N-terminal cleavage/methylation domain-containing protein, which produces MRINKYKGFTLIELSIVILILIIIAGSVFYLSPRLIIRQRLKNNAWQILNDLKEVQERARAQLERLRIEFDINNGTYRFEKRKGAFDSGTNENIVSKKLDSRINFKSIRIGNTTYGTGVATYMYDEWGVPKKVNNTDSGEILIIIETPTLKNNEGQNLSVEITVAPGTGTLRMFGPK
- a CDS encoding nucleotidyltransferase domain-containing protein, whose amino-acid sequence is MNILNFIYKEKSKRKKLLEKNLKKILNELKKLGALEVYLFGSFLKGNINLFSDLDLFIIMPEDKSGKEWSKIIYEKIEKDVAVDFIIFNKKEFEDEKYFNPLIKNILENGKLIYSNKN
- a CDS encoding DUF4388 domain-containing protein — its product is MAIEGNIETFPIVDVLTLLSNSGKTGILYIQGKKGIENIKGEIHIIKGKVHDAFCGNLTGEEAFYALFLIDEGSFSFKLKEIDTKQNITKSIDALMIDAIRTADETKDLYKKIPPRFTIIEMNPNPPENNIELSPDEWHVMYLFMNPTSIEDAMKNTILPEIKVVKTIYALLSVGLLKKSDKLINIPGYIYDNISDFIDKNIGPKGLYYLTYYIPKGMQDLNLFKQNIKKLKQDLISISDELKADEVIKFILKSLNFEL
- a CDS encoding prepilin-type N-terminal cleavage/methylation domain-containing protein; this translates as MFKKLNSKINKGYTLIELITTITIISILSYGIFTLSPTLIATQRLKNDAFQLVNDLREVQERARAQLEKLKINFYVYNPSTPELNNVYVFELRENAIQKANNEGKSIVYIINNTGEFQNIVVRKFSKGIGFPYSFGYTKGITTDDGLGSANSVVFGTQSSPTSYFVSFSFNEWGNPSQGGHINLISKNLYGKTRDARGNKLPKVITIYITPATGRIRFIGPQDWK
- a CDS encoding HEPN domain-containing protein translates to MKREPIEEAKRWIIQAIDEFNDAEELRKLNKFYLALFHFQQAVEKAIKGYLYLKTESIHYFFTHSIDELLNIAIEFDKDFLNYKDAKKLDRYYIPTRYPNGLPGGIPSRFFDDPEEALEASIIAKRIIDFVRERFKL
- a CDS encoding OsmC family protein, with the protein product MQHFELNWIEKMRFEGETHSKHKITLDASEEVGGENKGPRPMELFIVGLMGCTAMDVISILTKMRKNVKSLKIEVDAEKEENHPKVWTQINLKYILRGDDLDDKSVSTAIELSQEKYCSAAATFQRSGAKINYSFEIIKE
- the glmM gene encoding phosphoglucosamine mutase, with the translated sequence MKYFGTDGIRGIANEDLTPEFALKVGKAAGIYFKGDLIVSKDPRLSSDSLESALISGILSTGVNVYSTGILPTPALSLLLNINGKSGGAMISASHNPIEYNGIKFFNRGGIKLSEKEEEEIEKLIDGEIIIRKNFGKHINFIEGKHLYIGEILRNNKINLKGIKIALDLAYGATTTVAPVIFSSLNADLTLYNEIPDGNKINVKCGSTNIEYLLQKKKERDFQVGFSYDGDGDRVIAVDEKGDVVDGDMIMFILSKYLKLESVVITVMSNYGLKVLLNKYNIKYYETPVGDRNVLYKMLEVNSPIGGEQSGHIIFLPQSKTGDGIITSLLLLKVILNENKPLSELKKEFIKYPQILKNIEVKDKNLIMNDEIFKKEVMKWNEALNGKGRVLVRPSGTENLIRIMVEGEKEEEIKEIAFSLENSLKKRLAQINNLGDEEEGSPNFYNKG